The Ciceribacter thiooxidans genome window below encodes:
- a CDS encoding LysR family transcriptional regulator — protein MNPRQLKTFLIVARLGNVTRAATEANLAQSSLSDQMQSLEQELGVQLFERSRHGVILTPAGQVMKTYAEEILALNDEARIAVRASACQSERTLAIGTLETVAAEKLAAFLPRFRERHPDIGLTLRIGGSAELQRWLDDSSIDLAITFDRDQQDGRFVTRLVSHEPLALISSGNADARCPATLADLSQLPFIATQEGCVYRRLFDAAFAGAGVEPPRVATEVDSIATIIRLVAARAGYGLVPRLAIGAYAKRNDICELPWPGNVPTASLIMVWRRRRVQPPALSLLLAAAQSELRPVRPADVRLRREE, from the coding sequence ATGAATCCACGACAGTTGAAAACCTTCCTCATCGTCGCACGACTCGGCAATGTCACTCGGGCCGCCACGGAAGCGAACCTTGCCCAGTCGAGCTTGAGCGACCAGATGCAGTCTCTCGAGCAGGAACTGGGCGTCCAGCTCTTCGAGCGCAGTCGCCATGGCGTGATCCTGACGCCGGCCGGGCAGGTGATGAAGACCTATGCGGAAGAGATTTTGGCGCTGAACGACGAGGCGCGGATTGCCGTCCGCGCCTCTGCTTGTCAGAGCGAGCGGACTCTTGCAATCGGGACGCTCGAGACCGTCGCGGCCGAGAAACTCGCAGCCTTTCTGCCGCGCTTCCGGGAGAGACATCCCGATATCGGCCTGACACTGAGGATCGGCGGCAGCGCCGAACTGCAGCGCTGGCTGGACGACAGTTCGATCGACCTCGCGATCACCTTCGACCGCGACCAGCAAGACGGTCGCTTCGTCACCCGTCTGGTATCGCACGAACCGCTTGCACTCATTTCGAGCGGCAACGCCGATGCTCGGTGCCCCGCAACCCTCGCCGACCTGAGCCAATTGCCCTTCATCGCGACCCAGGAGGGCTGCGTCTACCGCCGCCTCTTCGATGCCGCCTTTGCCGGCGCGGGCGTCGAACCACCACGCGTCGCGACCGAGGTCGACAGCATCGCAACGATCATCAGGCTTGTCGCGGCCCGCGCGGGCTACGGCCTGGTGCCACGTCTCGCGATCGGCGCCTACGCGAAACGCAACGACATCTGCGAACTGCCTTGGCCGGGCAACGTACCGACGGCTTCGCTGATCATGGTCTGGCGGCGCCGGCGGGTACAGCCACCGGCGCTTTCCCTGCTGCTTGCCGCAGCGCAGAGCGAGTTGCGACCGGTCAGACCAGCCGATGTCCGCCTTCGACGTGAAGAATAG
- a CDS encoding SDR family oxidoreductase yields MTDTKIEGAEIVIVGGSSGMGLALARRLLSEGAHVTIAGRTAAKLEAACEALDDHQGLSTAVLDLTREGEVAAFFADRARVDHIVSTAADIDGAYQLLPDIQISAAQRVVESKFYGPLLLAKHGAARLPPSGSITYTSGVAAYRPAARGSVVAAVNAALEGLVRALAVELAPLRINAVSPGWVATPIWKSVAGDAAKARLDAMAERLPVGRVGRPEDIADAIRFLIGNGFATGTILHVEGGHRLV; encoded by the coding sequence ATGACAGATACCAAGATCGAAGGCGCGGAAATCGTTATCGTCGGCGGGAGCTCCGGCATGGGATTGGCGCTTGCGCGGCGGCTGCTTTCCGAGGGAGCGCATGTCACCATCGCGGGTCGTACAGCGGCGAAGCTTGAAGCCGCCTGCGAGGCGCTCGATGACCATCAGGGACTGAGTACCGCAGTCCTCGATCTGACACGCGAAGGTGAGGTTGCTGCCTTCTTCGCCGATCGCGCTCGGGTCGACCATATCGTCAGCACGGCGGCCGATATTGACGGGGCTTATCAGCTGTTGCCGGATATCCAGATATCCGCGGCGCAGCGGGTGGTGGAAAGCAAGTTCTACGGGCCCTTGCTGCTTGCCAAACACGGTGCAGCCCGTCTGCCGCCCTCGGGTTCGATCACTTATACATCGGGGGTGGCGGCCTACCGGCCGGCAGCGCGCGGTTCGGTCGTTGCAGCCGTGAACGCCGCGCTAGAAGGACTTGTGCGAGCTCTCGCTGTGGAACTCGCGCCTCTTCGTATCAATGCCGTATCGCCGGGATGGGTGGCAACACCTATCTGGAAATCTGTCGCGGGCGATGCCGCGAAGGCGAGGCTGGACGCGATGGCCGAACGCCTGCCGGTCGGTCGGGTCGGCCGGCCCGAAGACATTGCCGATGCGATCCGCTTCCTGATCGGTAACGGCTTTGCCACCGGTACTATTCTTCACGTCGAAGGCGGACATCGGCTGGTCTGA